The window cttcttcttgccttattcccaaagcaaaacaacgcacacataaacatacagttcatgtagcgttgcgtctgtgtgtgttatatttatccgatcacattcaaattttgggatctggggttttatatccaatattggTCCgatggtccgatccttatgaatttcatactttatttttcccgggtaataaaaaaccccgaaacaaaatttcagaccgatagctcttaagacggctaagtaaaacgcatacgcacagacggacggacagacggacagacggacatggctatatcaactcagcttctcatgctgatcaagaatatatatactttatggggtcggaaacgtctccttctgtgcgttacaaacatctgaccaattttataataccctctgcaggGGTATAATGAACAATCTAGAGATTAATCAAACgataagcaaaaaaatattttttgttttctcaaaATTTTTAGCCATTTGATTGCCAGACAACTGATATTTTGCAGCCACATCAGCaagataaataaaattatgttttttttttgccaattgGATAATGCCGATTTGATCaatcaatttgaaatttgcatacttttaggcttcgctttttcttttaaaataatatattttaatgtaATGAAACGTTTTTGATGTTTTTCGCTTAcagcaaatacaaaatatccaaaaattgtcaaaaaagTGGTCACAACATGTTTTAAAGTCTAGagaattattttgttttttatttttttttgacacaaatgaattttttaacACCGCTATAGAATAAGACAAGGactattaaataaaaatttagtaataactTAATATCAATATATTTGACATACATTGCGTTTTGTTTTCGGTTTCGTCGTTTTGTGCTACAACAAAAGATCAGAGATGAGTAAAAGTTGCAGCCAAttttaagaaaacaaacatgtgtcacgaaatttttttaaattatagaTTAATGTGCTATTAGCACTTGTTCTTATAGCAATTACTTACAATTTGAAAACCTTTCAAAGTTTGCGAACTTTATGTTAATAAAACTTAGAAATTACGGTCTCAACCAATTATGTAACTCAATTTTTCGAATTTATGCCATAAAATGACTTTTGGAACATTGCAGAGAGACACTCAGTGTGCAAATAATCATTTCCTTTTACTATTACTTCATCTTTTATCTTTGCATGATAAtggattttttttaagttCAAACTTATAGGCTTTACGTAAGTTTTTAAGTTAAGCTATAGGATTTTAACTTATTGAGTCTATAGATTGTAGGTTTTGgtatttaaatgtttagaATTAAACTAAGCTTAATGTTATAATTTACATTTGCTCATATTATTAGCTATATTAGGTGGTAGATTTTTATAGCTTTGGGGAACATTCAAAATTACTTCCAAAAAGTGTCCAAAAGAAAATTCCATGGCTTCTTACAAATAGtctttctatatttttaaaaagttttaataaaCTGACATTTAAGTTTCtcgaaaattgcattttagtACAATTTTGTATAAACTGGTATACTACATATGCGTTCAAAACTAATAAACAACTTGTATTAATACCAACAAGCCAAGTTAGTACTAAACTAAAGACGAGTACTATCTTAATAGTCAATCTAATTATGTCTATCCCCAAGTGACGAATTATGAAAGTTACTTGATCTATACTAcatatgtaaaattattatttaaaatttttagacAGATTTTGGTATCTAACACATTGAATGTcctaaaaaatttgtttattctaTTTATAAGTTAGTCCTAGTTACCTGAAAGCTGTCCCAAAAATGAAGCTTTTCCATCCCAAAGCTTTCCAACTGAGTTCCTGAGAGAACAAATCACATAAtccacaacaaaaacaagcaacaaaaaactCACCCCGGAAAGGATAGTATTGAGATGTGTTCTGGTTCATGAAGGAACAGGCGAGGGGGAGGCACAAACGGAGGCTAGGGCTTTTTGTggaaacaacaataaaaatttttcagTCAGCTTTGAGACGCAGCAGCCGAAAGACGAAAATTTCGtaaagaaaataacaacaaaaaagcaaaacaaaaaattcctTAAAAGAGCAGCAAAGATAATGCGAAGTCGCACCGAACTGGTGACCACAACGTTTGAGGAAAGCGATGAAGAGGACTTTAGTCCTTTAGATGATTCCGATTCCGAGGAGGATTGGCGCCCCAACAAGAAGCGACAACGTCCACCACCGAAGCAACAATCACGCGAGGGTGGAGGACGCAAACGTAGAGCGCCAACAGCTTCCAAATTGGCCAAACGTCGCCTGACCAAAGTCAGCGATGACAACGATGATTCCGACAATGATGATGACCCAGATACCGAGGAGCTCTCCGATGACGATTTTGAGTATCCAGCGGCGAGCACTTCGTCATCCTCATCGTCAAAGCGACCGCAAAGTTTGCCGCCTAAAAAGCAATTTGTGAAACTCCAACAATTGGATTTATTAATCAAAAAGAATGATCTAATCGATAAGGATTGGTTAAAGAATCAGCGCTTGTGCCTGTGGCGCAAGGATGAGCAAACGAATCtattacaaaaatatttgagagtTAAGACAACACCAGAAGAGGGTAAACCGGAGGAGGAGCAATTGCTATTTACATCAAGTTCGGTGGTAAGTCTATTTTTCTCTTTACTACATACTCTTTCAAAAGAATCTAAAAATCAGTTAGTTTATGCATAAATATGGCCCACTTGAACTTGATCAGAACTAGCTTTATTCCCATATAACTACGGGTTTAGAGACTATTAAAAGCAAATGCatttattttatgataaaTTTCCACATAGAAGTCTTCAATTTTTTGAACAGTTTTTCAAACAGTCTGAAAATTCGGGTTAATAAGCCCAAAACCactgaattttatatttattctcTAAATATGCATCTCAAAATTGATTAGAATATGTCCAAAAACCTTGAGAAATCGAATCAAATAATAGACCATTCTAAAAAGAAGAGTACATATTTTAGAAAGGATTTAAATAGCCAGGATTGTAAAAGTACAttattttaaagtaaatacTCCTGTAGATATTTCAGTTAACAGATTTAATTTGGTATGCGTCTACTTCGAATGCTTTTAAACATctattttatacatatattagcAATAACTTTGCTCtgaatatatacaaattttcgA is drawn from Drosophila willistoni isolate 14030-0811.24 chromosome 2R unlocalized genomic scaffold, UCI_dwil_1.1 Seg167, whole genome shotgun sequence and contains these coding sequences:
- the LOC6641984 gene encoding glutamic acid-rich protein; this translates as MRSRTELVTTTFEESDEEDFSPLDDSDSEEDWRPNKKRQRPPPKQQSREGGGRKRRAPTASKLAKRRLTKVSDDNDDSDNDDDPDTEELSDDDFEYPAASTSSSSSSKRPQSLPPKKQFVKLQQLDLLIKKNDLIDKDWLKNQRLCLWRKDEQTNLLQKYLRVKTTPEEGKPEEEQLLFTSSSVYSSWDDQQISDFINVKANCLDPNNRRIKLDDLQAVKKISLELQTEETDKSSAAGDENNEVENDVEEKETTADDDDDDDDDDDDDVDDEDDNDDDDDEDEA